A segment of the Bacillus thuringiensis genome:
AAAATTTAAAGCACGAAATATAGTCTTAAGTACAGGTAGAAGAAAAAACATTCCCGAAATTTGTAAAGAATTTGTTGGCCAGAGAGTATTTCACTCAAGTGGTTATAAAAGTCATATTAAAACAGTTCAAGAAAAACAACCTACATTCGCTGTAATTGGGTCAGGACAAAATGCTATTGAAATTGTATTAGATCTTGCGCAACGATTCCCACAATCAAAAATAACTTCTATTCATCGTGGTATGGGATTTCGACTTTATGATTTAGGTCACTTTAGTAATGAAGTATATTTCCCTTATTTTGCTGATTATTTCTATTCTGTACCAAAACAAAAGAAACAATATTTGTTTGAAAAAATAAAACATACAAACTATTCTGCGGTTGATGCTGATGTAAGTCGTTCTTTATATTGGAAAATCTACGAAGAAGGTATTCAGGGAATAAATAGAATTCAAGTTATTAATAATTCGGAGTTAACTACTATAGCTGAAAAAGATAAATCATTTAAACTGAATGTAACTGATATGTACACACAAGAAAAGTTACAACTTGATGTGGATTATATAATCTTATGTACTGGATTTTATGAAGAAAAATTCCCAAATGGATTACAATCATTAAGTAACTATATTGAATTGGATGAAGATGAGGATTTAATTATTAGTCAAAATTATGAAGTTAAGACTTCCGAGAAATTCACACCTAAAATTTATGTAAATGGTTTAACTGAAAGAACGCATGGAATAAGTGATGCAGCTTCCTTTAGTATGATGGCTGTAAAAGCTGGAAAAATCCAAGAAAGTATACAATCACAATTAAAAAATACTCGAATATTACAGGAGGTAGAATAATTGATGGAAGTCTCTTTACTAAATAATTTTGAACATCTATCTCCAGTATGGCCACACTTTACTCAAATACATGTTGATTATGCAAAAGGTCCATATATATATGATATAAATGGAAAAGAATTTTTAGACTTTACTTCAGGTATAGGAGTTACCAATACTGGACATTGTCATCCGAGAATTGTAAATGCTATAAAACATCAAGCTGAAAAAATGCTACATGCACAAGCTACTATTTTTTATAATACACCCATCACAAAATTATCTCATAAACTTTGCGATTTACTTCCTAGTGAGTTAAACTGCTTTTTCTTTAGTAATAGTGGTAGTGAAGCGGTAGAAAGTGCAATAAAGTTAGCTCGTCATGCGACAAAAAAAACTAATATTATTTGTTTCCAAGGCGGATATCATGGGCGGACTGTAGGAGCAATGGCTGTTACTACAGCAAAAAGCATTTATAGGAAATTTTATCAACCATTAATGCCTGGGGTTATTGTTAGTCCATTTCCTTATGAAATTGGAAATAATTTTGACTCAGATGAATTAACAAAACGATGTTTAAAGGAATTAGAACATATTTTATTAACTCAAACTTCTCCAGAGGAAACTGCTGCAATGATTATAGAACCAATATTAGGAGAAGGTGGATATGTTATTCCGCCAAAGTCTTTTATTCAAGGTTTACGAGAAATTTGTGACAAATATGGAATTCTATTAATTTTTGATGAAATTCAAACTGGATTTGGACGAACAGGTAAATTATTTGCAATGGAGCACTTTGAAGTTACACCAGATATTTTAGTAATTGCAAAAGGTTTGGCATCAGGTTTACCTCTTAGTGGAATTGCTGCATCAAAAGAATTAATGAGTAGATGGATAACTGGTTCTCATGGTGGGACTTATGGTGGAAATATATTAGCAGCTGCAGCTGCAATAGAAACTATCAATGTCTTAAAAGAAGAGGACCTAGTGGAAAATTCAAAAAAAACAGGGGAGATTATACTTAATTATTTAAAAGGTCTTCAGGAAATTTATCCGTTCATTTCGGATGTACGAGGACTTGGTCTTATGATAGCATGTGAGTTTCTAGATCATGAAGGTCTTCCAGATTCAAAAACAGCTAAAAGGATTCGTGAGTTATGTGTTGAGAGGGGATTAATACTCTTGACATGCGGAACACAGGATCATGTTATTCGTTGGATTCCTCCATTAATCATAAATAAGTTACACGTACAAGATGCCGTATCAATATTTTCTTCTGCATTATTACAATATAAGGAAGAGAAAAATGAATAGTCATAGTGATATCTTGATAGTAGGTGGGGGCATAATTGGAGCAAGTATTGCATATTATTTATCTCAAAATCATGTAGGGAAAATAACTCTATGTGAACAATCACGACCACCAGGAATAGGGGCTACCAGTAAATCTGGCGGCCTTCTGAGAATGCATCATACAAACTCGTTTCAAAGTAAACTAGCTTGGAAAAGTTTACAAATTTATTCTAAATGGAATGAAAATATAGGTGGAGATTGCGGTTTTAATAAAACTGGTTTTGCAATGATTGTTAGCCCGGAATTTAAAAACGAAATTACACACAATGTAAGTATGATAAGTGAAATAGGCGTACCTATTAAACTGTTGTCTCCAGAAGAATATAAAGAAATACAACCTGAATCCTCTATTGAAGGAATAGGATTAGTAGCATTTGAACCACATAGTGGTTACGCAGATCCAATAAAAACTACTCATTGTTTTATAAGCAAAGCATTGGAAAATGGAGTGTTATTGAGAGAAGGAGTCCGTATAAACAAATTGATTATCCAAAAAGAAAAAGCGATTGGTGTAGAAACTAACATTGGAAGCTTGTATGCAGATAATATAATAATTGCCAACAATGTGTGGGCAACTGAAATATTAGAGAAACACAACATAAACCTACCTTTACGTTCAAAACAAATTGGCATCTGTTTTTTATCAAGAGTAGATTCCAAAGTTTCAACAAAATTATTAACTCATATTGACGATACTATTGGTACTTATTTTCGTCCGATTTCAGAGAAAGAAATATTAATTGGAATGTTTCATAATCAATGGGATGTAGATCCAAATAATAAAAATAGTGTTCCAACTTTAAAAAATATAGCTTATACACAAAATAAAATAAAGAAACGTCTACCTTTTTTAGAAAATTTCTTTCCTATAGGAGGGCGAGTAAGTTTTGATGGTTATACACCTGATAAGCACCCTATTATTGGGAAGTGTCCCCAGATTGAGAATGTATACTTAGCTGTAGGTTTTAGTGGAGGTGGTTTTAAAATTGCTCCTGCAGTTGGTGAGGCTGTTGCAAAGGAAATACTAACAAAAGAAAAACAACCAGAAATACAACCTTATCAATTGGAACGTTTTTTTGAGAGTAAACTAATAAAAGGAAAATATAGGTATGATTATATGTAATTATGTTCTTTAGTATGAGGAGGTATGTAATGCAAAATATTCGACAAGCGCATCCTTATTATATGTACGAAGAAATTTGTGAACAGGTACGTTATTTGAACAATCTTAATAACTGTTTTATTGATAATGAGCAAATCATAGAAATAGTGAATCAAATAAAATATTGTAGGAGAGTATTTATTACAGGTTGTGGAACTTCGTATCACGTAGCCTTGACAAGTGAATATATTTCCAGAATGATTTTTAAAGATGTAAATCTGATTCGTTCTGTTCCTGCGTTTGAATTAATTCATCATCCATGGAATATAAGTTCAGAAGATGTGGTCATAGCGGTATCACATTCTGGTGAAACAACAATGGTTTTAAAAGCATTAGAAAATGTTCGGGCCGTAAAAGCAAAAACTATTTTAATTACAGGATTCCCAGAAAGCAGTGCTGCACAAAAGGCGGATCATGTAATAAGTAATGGATATCCTTTTGAAAAGTCGTTAGCTCATACAATTAGTTATACAGTAAGTATAGGGGCGATATTAAGTTTGTTTTATGAGTTATCTAAATACTATGGAGTAAAAAATATATCATCTAACATCAAACAGGAATTCGAAAAAATCTCTCAGTTGGTTGAGGAAACAATTTTGTCAATTGATAAAAAAGTTTCAATCTTATCGAGGGAACTACAGCCTGCTAACAATTGGATTTTTGCAGGAACTGGAGTAGGCGAATCTTTAGCAAGAGAGGCCGCATTAAAATTTGTAGAAACTAGCTATTCACCTGCAATTGGCATAGATATAGAACAAGTACTACATGGGTATTTACCTATGTGTAATTCAAATACCGTACTCACTATTATATCACCACCTTTACGTGTTATTAATAGAATTAATGATTTAATAAGAGCAGCAGAAAAGGTTAATAGTAAAATAGTAATTTTCGCTTCACAAGATTTTATAGAAACAGATAAAACTAGAGTAATAAAATTACCATATTGTGAAGATTTGACTAGTGCTTTGGTTGGAATAATTCCCCTTCAATTAATGGCTTATTATGTATCTGTTACAAATGGTTATAATCCTGATTTAATACGTCGAGATCAATCTAAATACATGGAAGCAAGGAGAGTCTATGAATAAATGGTAATTGATAATAATGAACCTAATTTTCATAAATTGTTAATTTTGCCAGAACAGGATAAAAGCCTACCGTCTTTCCGACTCGGATTAAGTGGAAATAAAGGTTTCCATACTTATGAATTATGTTTTGGTAGTCTCTTAGCTATACATGACTGGATAAAAGATAATCCATCACACAAGATAGAATTATTCTGGGAAGATGATAGTATTTCAGGGATTAATGATATCTCAGCAGCTGAGCGCTTAGTCAATAAGGGGGTACAAGCTGTAATTGGGCATCTAAGTAGTACAGAAGCTCTAAGAGCAGCACCTATATATAATGTAAATGATATTTTATATTTAGCGCCAGCTTCTACAGAACTTTCCCTAACAGAGAAAGAATACAATAATGTTCTACGGATTTGTGGAAAAGATAATTATTTAGCCGAAAAAGTTGTGGATTTTATTTTAAATTTTAATTGTACAAATAAGTATGTTTCAATAATATGGGAAGACATTATTCATGGGCGCTCTTTATCGAATCAAGTTGAGAAGTATTTATCCAAGAAAAAGGGGTGCACAATACTAAAGCAAAAATGGGATGTACAAATCAATTTTAATGATTTAAATATAAAAAGATCTAATATCATATTTTTTGCTGGTATCTATCAGAGTGCTCTAGAATTTCTAAGGAAACTAAAAGAGGTAGACTATAGAGGGATAATAATTTTGGGAGATGACTGTTTTATAGATGAATTTGCCAAAGAATTAAAAAATAATAATGAAAATTTATATGTAGTTTCAACAGGAAGAAATAATAATCATAGTTATTACGACACTTTTTCTAAGAATTATAAGAATATAAGTGGTACTCAAGTAGGAGCTTATTCCATAACTAGTTATGTAGCAACAAGTTTATTATTGAGTACATTACCAATTTTACAAAGAAAGGGAATAAAAGAATGTATTAATAGAATGAGTTCTTTATTGAGAACGAAATCTACTTTATTAGGTAATATTCAATTAGATGATAGAGGGGATCTGAAAAATTTCCCATGGGATGTTTATCAAATAAAATCATCTGAATTTATTTCTGTTACCTTAAAAGAAGGGAGTTTTTAAAATGCCTTGGTTTTTTGCCTATGGTATTAGTACGAATCCTGAACAAATGGTTAAAGATATTGGTGGATATAAAAATTACAAAAAAGCTGTTTTAGAAAATTACATCTATACTTTTACAGGTTACCATGAGGATTTTAGAGGGGGAACATCTACAATTATCCCACAACAAGGTGGAGGAGTCTATGGTATAGCGTATCAAATAGAAACGGAACAAATAGATGATCTTATAAAAAATGGACATGGGTATATTTTAAAAGAAAATATAGCAAAAATAGATAATGGTTCTATGCCAGTCTATACACTACAACTTGAAAATCATGCCCCCCTTGCAATGCCATCTAAAGAATATCTAGAAATAGTTAAAAATGGATTGTTGAAAAATTATAAGGAAGACTTTGTTGATTTATATTTGGGCAGAGCACTAAAGCGTGTGCAGAATGAGGGATTAATTGACTACCAACCTGTGTCTAAGGATAGTTTTACAAACGAATATAATTCACAATTTCGCAGATTATTTCCATGGCATGTTACAAAACAACAACCTTTCGGTTCAGCTTGGGCAATAGTAGAACCAGGGGAGCAAACTAACCCACATCATCATGATGAAGAGGAAACCTTTATTGTTCTTAGCGGAAAAGGAATAATTAATGTTGATGGACAAGAAAAGATAGTCGGAAAAGGAGATATTATATATTTTGAGCCATTTTCAACTCATACAATAAAAAATATAGGTGACACGTCTTTAGAATTTTTATGTATTTGGTGGGGGGCATTACTAGAGGCACGATAATTAATAGAATAAGATGTTTATTTTAATTTTTTTCAATAATTTATATTGCTTTTTAGTTTTTTAACAAATAAAAAGTGAGGGATTATAAATGAAAACTTTTATTGTAACCGCAACTCCCCCTACGACTAATGGGGATTTACACATTGGACATTTATCTGGACCATATTTAGCAGCAGATGTGTTTAGTAGATTTCAAAAAATGAAAGGAAATAATGTAATTTACTCAACGAGTGGAGATGATCATCAAACTTATATAGCAACAACAGCTAAAAGAAAAGGATGGACTCCCGAGAAATTAGTAGAATATTATACAAAAAAAGTGCAAGATACTTTAGGTGCCGCATTTATAAATCTCAACATTTTTTCCAATTCTTTAAACAATCAAGAGCATATTAAATTTGTCCAAAGTATTTTTAAGAAATTATACAATAAAGGAGTTTTTGTCGAAAAGCAAAAAGAAATACACTTTTGTAATAATTGCGATCAGTATTTATTTGAATCTTTTATAAAGGGTGAATGTCCATTTTGTAACGAAAAAGCTTCAGGAAACCTCTGTGAAGCCTGTGGTAGAATTAATGATCCAATTGAGCTTATTAATCCGGTTTGTGGTCTGTGTGGGGAAACACCAACAATTAGCAGTTACAAAGGGATGTTTTTTCCATTAGAAAATTACCGAGATCAGCTGGTGGAATATTATAATTCAAGAGTTAGTTGGAGGCCTCATCTCAAGGAATTATGCAATTGGATTGTTTCAAAACCTATTCCTGATTATCCTGTAACATATCCCACTAAATGGGGTATACCAGTACCAATTAAGGGATATACAAACCAGTGTATTAATGTTTGGTTTGAAATGTATCCAGGACATATAGCAACTACAAATAAATGGTTACAATTAAATGATAGTAATTTTTCAGTGGAGAACTTGTGTGAAAATAATGCAACACTTGTACAATTTCTTGGTTATGACAACAGTTTCTTTAATGCAGTTTTGCATGTAGCAACATGTTTTGCAATAGACGAAGGTTATTTATTACCTGAGCACATCATTACCAATGAGTTTTATTTATTAGAGCACGCAAAATTCTCTACAAGTAGAGAGCATGCAATATGGGGCAGTGATTTATTAAAAGAAGTACCGGCAGACTCTTTACGCTATTATGTTTGTCGTACAAATCCGGAACACACCCAAACAAACTTCTCATTAAAAGATTTCAATCAAATTAGAAAAAATGAATTGGAAGATACTTGGTTTAATACAATTAGTACCTTTATTGAAATTATAAAGGAAACTTCCATGGATTTAAGCCTATTTAATGATTTCATTGACCTCAAAGCAAAAGCAACTGTGAGTTGGGCAAAAAAATCTCTAGAATCTTTTTATGATATTAATCACTTTAGTCTGCGGCAGGCTAGCCAAGTATTACACGAATATTTACAAATATGTAAGGATTATTTAGACACCCAAGTAATTCCTGTAAAAGATATAAATATGAAAATTTATTTACAAAGATTAGCCTCTTTAGGGTATATGATTCAAGCATTAATTTATTTTGCCCAACCTATACTTCCAAGTTTTTCGATGACCCTTAAGGAAGCGCTAGGAGTAGATGTATCTTCCAATCAAAATCTTAATTGGGAAAATATCGAAAAAATAAAATTTGATAACACTAATATAAACGTCGTAAAAAATTGGTTCTGTGAAACAAAAAAAGTAATGCAATAAACAAATTAATATTACTTTTAAGTGGGTGGGATAATGAACATACGAATCATGAAATTTGGAGGAACCTCTATAAATACCTTTAGAAAAAGGGAATATATAGTTTCTCTAATTAAGGAAACCATTGAACAAGGCTTTAACCCAGTCATCATTGTCTCCGCAATAGGAAGAATAGGAGATCCTTATTCAACTGATACATTGTTAGAATTTTTAAGAAGCAATAGCGTAAATATAAATGAACATGATCAAGCTTTATTGTTATCTTGCGGAGAAATAATTTCAAGTGTCGTAATTAGTAGTATGTTGAATAGTGCAGGTATAAAATCTATAGCTTTAACAGGCACACGAGCAGGAATTCAAACATCCTCTAAAAAATACATTAATAGCTCTATAACAAAAATCCATACATCTTGTCTTTTAGAAAATATAAAAAAAGGTTACATTCCAGTAATTGCAGGGTTTCAGGGGCACACACCAGAAAAGGAAGTAACAATACTGTCCCGTGGTGGAAGTGATACAACCGCAACAGCTTTAGGATATACATTAGATGCACATGAAATAGACATTTTTACTGATGTAGAAGGAATTATGACTACAGATCCAGCTATTATAAATGAAGCTATGGTTATACCACAGATTTCATATAAAAATGCTTATCTAATGGCTAAGTTTGGGGCTAAAATTATAAATGCAGAATCAATAAAATGGGCAGAGAGGAAAGGGATACCTATCAATATCCGGATGACTTTAACTAAGCAGATAGGTACAAAAATTTCAACTTCTACACAAGATAATATGAGTAAAAACAACGTTTTTGCTATTCAATACAATAATAAAAGTAGAAAAACAGTAAATGTAAATATATTAGGTATTTTTGATGGTAATCATTATCATATAGTGGAGGCAATTAAGAAGACATTGTCATCACATCTAATACCTATATTACAAGTGATTCCAAAAGAAAATGTAATATCAATAAAAATTTCAACAAGCTTTCTATTTAAGACTCTACAATTACTGCATCGCGAATTTATTCAGTACACTTATACCGCTGAAGGTACGAAGAATATATATGTATGAATACTTTTGTAAAAGGTTCAATATGGATGTAGTGAGGTGTTAAATGATTAATAAGCAGATAGTTAAAGAAATAAAAAGTGTTATAGATGTATCCGATTCTTCATTAGTTGCAGCAGAAAAAATTATTCAAACTTATTTATTACCTTTATATGAGCAGAAATGCATGCTTGAAGAAAAAAATGTGAAACAACAACAAACTATTGATAAGCTTCAAACCGCTTCCGTAGTAAATAGAAATAAAGACAAACTATATTTCTATAGATAAACTTATTTTATCCAAATAAAGAACTCTTTTACTTCTTATAAGAAGTAAAAGAGTTCTTTATTGTGTAAAGTGTATAAAAAGTTAATGGTGTAATAGAACTAATAATTTTGATTTATACTAGCCAATTTTCGCATGTAATTTATATACATAAAATAAAGAATTACTACTATTAGTGGTACAAAGAAGTATATACCAAAGAAAGGGATTAATGAAAGACATAAAATTAAAGATATTAAAGCAGCTTTTTTTTGTAGTGTACCTTTTTTGAAAAGTTTAATACCAGCTGCTGATGAAAAAATATATACCATTAAGCCTAATGAATTTGGGATAAATAACAGATCCACATAAGATATTTTTAATGTACTTATTGTTATCACACCTATAGATGCAAAGACGAAAATAAATACTACTACACGAGTGGGGGTTTGAGTACGTTGATTTATTTCAGAAAAATAAGTTGGAAATGCTTTATCACGGCTTAAAGCAAAACCTAGTTGTGTTATGCTAGCAATAAATGCGTTGACGGTACCTAAGCAAATAATAAAAGCTAATATAGCAGTTAAATATTTCGCACCGATTCCTATTGAATCTTGCATTAATAGTGCTAAGGGAGAGAGGTTGCTTTCAAGGTTACCATATGTCTTAGTGCCAATAGTGATTAGGCTTAATAAAATAAACAATATGCCTATAATCCCTGCACTAATAATCGTCCCTTTAATAATATCTTTTTCTGGCTTTACAAACTTATCTGCAAGGTTACATATTGCTTCCCAGCCAAAGAAAGACCATAAACACATTGTCATAGCTGTGCCAATTGAAATTATCCCATTAGGTGCAAATGGTTTAAAGTTAGAATACTCAAACTTATCGAAAGAAGAGTATATTGTTACTAGCAATAAAACAATTAATAATGAGCTCAAAATCAAAGATAATTTACCACTTGTTTGTACACCAAAATAGTTAGAAATTGAACCCATTAATAAGATAAATAATGCTAAACAAGTAATCATACCGTTGGATAGGTTAAAAGCGATTCCTACATAAAAAGCACCAGTTAGAGAGACTATGATTTGTCCTACTGCAGCACAGAAGAAATAAAACCAACCTATTAAATTACCCATATGATTTCCATAAGCCATTCTTACAAAAGTAGCTGCACCACCTGCATCAGGATAAGATCGTGATAAGCAAGCAAAGGTATATGCAAGAGGGAAGCTTAAAATAATTATAAATATCCACGAAATGATTGATGCAGGTCCAGCTATATTAGCAGTACTTGCTGATAAAAATAATACCCCAGAACCCAAAATTGCAGCGATATACAGAGCAATTGCTTGATACAGTGTAATTGATTTATTTCCCATAAAATCACTCCTTTTATAAAAGGGTAACATGATTAATATAAAAAATTCTTTTTAAATTTTGCTATTCAATTCTACAAACTGGGGCGGATAGTACATGTAGCCAACTCTGCGAATAGATAAAAGTAATTTAGGATTTTTAAAATCATCTTCGATCCTTTTCCTGAGCCTACATATATATACATACAATTCGTCTTTAGTAATATAATCATTTGTGCCCCAAGCATATTGTATTAATTCTTCACTGGATATAGGAACTTTCTTATTACATACCAAATAAAATAACAACTTAAATTGAATCCTTGAGAGAGATAATTGTAAACCGTTCTTAATGATAGTCTCTTTCTGAATATCTAATTGTAAGTTAACATCAAGAGTTAAAAGTGCATTGTTATTAATCATAATCAACGACCTCCATCTTCAATATATTTAGTTATCACCATCTGCATACTAATATATCTGTTAATGAAACTTGCTAAGATACCAGAGACAATACGAGGAAAATACCTTTTTTTAAAAATTTTATCATTTATATCCAAAATTTGTTCATTTTTTAGAAAATTCTACAAAATATTTATCGACAAAGCTTTGTAATTATGGAATTACGAGTGAAAGTCGATTTTTGAAAAGGGAGTAAAGATTCTGTAGTTGCAAATCAAAATTGAAGGAATTCTTTTTGAAATAAAACGAATGCTCTTATTGGATTTTTTAGTGAACTCTATTTAAAGTCAAAATTATTGATTTTCACTTTTGGTGTAATTTTCTATATTCATTAGGTGTGTATCCAGTTTTCTTTTTGAATAATGTAGAAAAATATGCTGTATTTTGTATACCTACAGTAAGTCCAATTTCTATTATTGAATAATTGGTTTGCTCAAGATAATACTTAGCCTTTGAAGTTCTGATTTGTTGAATATATTCCATAGGAGTTAATCCTTTAATTCTTTTAAAGGTACGTTGTAAATGGAAGGGGCTTCCATGAGATATAGAGGCCAACTTTTCTAATGTCAAAGGTTCATCAAAGTTCTTATCAATGTAATCTGTAACATATTTTATCCATTCCTCATTAGGTAAATTTAATGCATTTGGTTTACAACGTTTACAAGGGCGAAAATTTTGAGATAATGCTTCTTGTGCATTTTTAAAAATCTTCACATTATCTATTTTAGGAATTTTAGATTTGCATGAGGGACGACAAAA
Coding sequences within it:
- a CDS encoding SidA/IucD/PvdA family monooxygenase, with the protein product MDFLNEEIYDVIGIGFGPAGIALSVAMKDFEEGNPSDYLNLKCLFVEQAKDSTWMPEMLLPGTDIQHHYLRDLATPRNPRSRYTFPMYLKEKDRLFTFGQFSSNPGRIEWSDYVKWVADQVSENTLYRHKFLNVEPIVSSETKAVEMVQVSTQDLNTGAIKKFKARNIVLSTGRRKNIPEICKEFVGQRVFHSSGYKSHIKTVQEKQPTFAVIGSGQNAIEIVLDLAQRFPQSKITSIHRGMGFRLYDLGHFSNEVYFPYFADYFYSVPKQKKQYLFEKIKHTNYSAVDADVSRSLYWKIYEEGIQGINRIQVINNSELTTIAEKDKSFKLNVTDMYTQEKLQLDVDYIILCTGFYEEKFPNGLQSLSNYIELDEDEDLIISQNYEVKTSEKFTPKIYVNGLTERTHGISDAASFSMMAVKAGKIQESIQSQLKNTRILQEVE
- a CDS encoding aspartate aminotransferase family protein; protein product: MEVSLLNNFEHLSPVWPHFTQIHVDYAKGPYIYDINGKEFLDFTSGIGVTNTGHCHPRIVNAIKHQAEKMLHAQATIFYNTPITKLSHKLCDLLPSELNCFFFSNSGSEAVESAIKLARHATKKTNIICFQGGYHGRTVGAMAVTTAKSIYRKFYQPLMPGVIVSPFPYEIGNNFDSDELTKRCLKELEHILLTQTSPEETAAMIIEPILGEGGYVIPPKSFIQGLREICDKYGILLIFDEIQTGFGRTGKLFAMEHFEVTPDILVIAKGLASGLPLSGIAASKELMSRWITGSHGGTYGGNILAAAAAIETINVLKEEDLVENSKKTGEIILNYLKGLQEIYPFISDVRGLGLMIACEFLDHEGLPDSKTAKRIRELCVERGLILLTCGTQDHVIRWIPPLIINKLHVQDAVSIFSSALLQYKEEKNE
- a CDS encoding NAD(P)/FAD-dependent oxidoreductase, which translates into the protein MNSHSDILIVGGGIIGASIAYYLSQNHVGKITLCEQSRPPGIGATSKSGGLLRMHHTNSFQSKLAWKSLQIYSKWNENIGGDCGFNKTGFAMIVSPEFKNEITHNVSMISEIGVPIKLLSPEEYKEIQPESSIEGIGLVAFEPHSGYADPIKTTHCFISKALENGVLLREGVRINKLIIQKEKAIGVETNIGSLYADNIIIANNVWATEILEKHNINLPLRSKQIGICFLSRVDSKVSTKLLTHIDDTIGTYFRPISEKEILIGMFHNQWDVDPNNKNSVPTLKNIAYTQNKIKKRLPFLENFFPIGGRVSFDGYTPDKHPIIGKCPQIENVYLAVGFSGGGFKIAPAVGEAVAKEILTKEKQPEIQPYQLERFFESKLIKGKYRYDYM
- a CDS encoding SIS domain-containing protein, encoding MQNIRQAHPYYMYEEICEQVRYLNNLNNCFIDNEQIIEIVNQIKYCRRVFITGCGTSYHVALTSEYISRMIFKDVNLIRSVPAFELIHHPWNISSEDVVIAVSHSGETTMVLKALENVRAVKAKTILITGFPESSAAQKADHVISNGYPFEKSLAHTISYTVSIGAILSLFYELSKYYGVKNISSNIKQEFEKISQLVEETILSIDKKVSILSRELQPANNWIFAGTGVGESLAREAALKFVETSYSPAIGIDIEQVLHGYLPMCNSNTVLTIISPPLRVINRINDLIRAAEKVNSKIVIFASQDFIETDKTRVIKLPYCEDLTSALVGIIPLQLMAYYVSVTNGYNPDLIRRDQSKYMEARRVYE
- a CDS encoding branched-chain amino acid ABC transporter substrate-binding protein; the encoded protein is MVIDNNEPNFHKLLILPEQDKSLPSFRLGLSGNKGFHTYELCFGSLLAIHDWIKDNPSHKIELFWEDDSISGINDISAAERLVNKGVQAVIGHLSSTEALRAAPIYNVNDILYLAPASTELSLTEKEYNNVLRICGKDNYLAEKVVDFILNFNCTNKYVSIIWEDIIHGRSLSNQVEKYLSKKKGCTILKQKWDVQINFNDLNIKRSNIIFFAGIYQSALEFLRKLKEVDYRGIIILGDDCFIDEFAKELKNNNENLYVVSTGRNNNHSYYDTFSKNYKNISGTQVGAYSITSYVATSLLLSTLPILQRKGIKECINRMSSLLRTKSTLLGNIQLDDRGDLKNFPWDVYQIKSSEFISVTLKEGSF
- a CDS encoding cupin domain-containing protein, which translates into the protein MPWFFAYGISTNPEQMVKDIGGYKNYKKAVLENYIYTFTGYHEDFRGGTSTIIPQQGGGVYGIAYQIETEQIDDLIKNGHGYILKENIAKIDNGSMPVYTLQLENHAPLAMPSKEYLEIVKNGLLKNYKEDFVDLYLGRALKRVQNEGLIDYQPVSKDSFTNEYNSQFRRLFPWHVTKQQPFGSAWAIVEPGEQTNPHHHDEEETFIVLSGKGIINVDGQEKIVGKGDIIYFEPFSTHTIKNIGDTSLEFLCIWWGALLEAR
- a CDS encoding methionine--tRNA ligase, which encodes MKTFIVTATPPTTNGDLHIGHLSGPYLAADVFSRFQKMKGNNVIYSTSGDDHQTYIATTAKRKGWTPEKLVEYYTKKVQDTLGAAFINLNIFSNSLNNQEHIKFVQSIFKKLYNKGVFVEKQKEIHFCNNCDQYLFESFIKGECPFCNEKASGNLCEACGRINDPIELINPVCGLCGETPTISSYKGMFFPLENYRDQLVEYYNSRVSWRPHLKELCNWIVSKPIPDYPVTYPTKWGIPVPIKGYTNQCINVWFEMYPGHIATTNKWLQLNDSNFSVENLCENNATLVQFLGYDNSFFNAVLHVATCFAIDEGYLLPEHIITNEFYLLEHAKFSTSREHAIWGSDLLKEVPADSLRYYVCRTNPEHTQTNFSLKDFNQIRKNELEDTWFNTISTFIEIIKETSMDLSLFNDFIDLKAKATVSWAKKSLESFYDINHFSLRQASQVLHEYLQICKDYLDTQVIPVKDINMKIYLQRLASLGYMIQALIYFAQPILPSFSMTLKEALGVDVSSNQNLNWENIEKIKFDNTNINVVKNWFCETKKVMQ
- a CDS encoding APC family permease, which codes for MGNKSITLYQAIALYIAAILGSGVLFLSASTANIAGPASIISWIFIIILSFPLAYTFACLSRSYPDAGGAATFVRMAYGNHMGNLIGWFYFFCAAVGQIIVSLTGAFYVGIAFNLSNGMITCLALFILLMGSISNYFGVQTSGKLSLILSSLLIVLLLVTIYSSFDKFEYSNFKPFAPNGIISIGTAMTMCLWSFFGWEAICNLADKFVKPEKDIIKGTIISAGIIGILFILLSLITIGTKTYGNLESNLSPLALLMQDSIGIGAKYLTAILAFIICLGTVNAFIASITQLGFALSRDKAFPTYFSEINQRTQTPTRVVVFIFVFASIGVITISTLKISYVDLLFIPNSLGLMVYIFSSAAGIKLFKKGTLQKKAALISLILCLSLIPFFGIYFFVPLIVVILYFMYINYMRKLASINQNY
- a CDS encoding winged helix-turn-helix domain-containing protein; amino-acid sequence: MINNNALLTLDVNLQLDIQKETIIKNGLQLSLSRIQFKLLFYLVCNKKVPISSEELIQYAWGTNDYITKDELYVYICRLRKRIEDDFKNPKLLLSIRRVGYMYYPPQFVELNSKI